One window of Arthrobacter oryzae genomic DNA carries:
- a CDS encoding triose-phosphate isomerase family protein, with the protein MYLGYRDTLDWLGRLRHEVDSRPALAAGRVVPFVIPSFPVLPAAAALLEGSSMVLGAQDCGWADGPWTGEVAPSMLAELGVRLVEIGHAERRAHFGETDAVVALKVRAADDAGLTPLLCVGEDSAGEAAIGENPVGEGSARDAAVVVYGQIQAAVRGDWGLASRLAIAYEPVWAIGAAEPADAGYVSDVVSHLRALLAGDGLRELPIIYGGSAKPGLLPRLGGVSGLFLGRFAHDATNFGAVLDEALLTVPRTEQTAGTAR; encoded by the coding sequence ATGTACCTGGGCTACCGGGACACCCTGGACTGGCTGGGGCGTCTGCGGCACGAAGTGGACTCCCGCCCGGCCCTCGCGGCCGGGCGGGTTGTCCCGTTTGTGATTCCGTCCTTCCCGGTGCTTCCGGCGGCCGCGGCACTGCTGGAGGGGTCGTCGATGGTGCTGGGTGCGCAGGACTGCGGTTGGGCTGACGGCCCGTGGACCGGGGAAGTGGCGCCGTCCATGCTGGCCGAACTGGGCGTCCGCCTGGTGGAGATCGGCCACGCCGAACGCCGCGCGCACTTCGGCGAAACTGATGCCGTGGTGGCGCTCAAGGTGCGGGCAGCGGACGACGCCGGGCTGACGCCGCTGCTCTGCGTGGGAGAAGACTCAGCGGGAGAAGCCGCCATTGGCGAAAACCCGGTGGGGGAAGGGTCCGCCCGTGACGCCGCCGTGGTTGTGTACGGGCAGATCCAGGCCGCCGTGAGGGGCGACTGGGGGCTGGCCTCGCGCTTGGCTATTGCCTACGAGCCTGTCTGGGCCATCGGCGCCGCCGAGCCTGCGGACGCCGGGTACGTGTCCGACGTCGTCAGTCACCTCCGTGCGCTGCTCGCCGGGGATGGGCTCCGGGAACTTCCGATCATCTACGGCGGGTCAGCCAAGCCCGGCCTGCTTCCCAGGCTCGGCGGCGTTTCCGGGCTGTTCCTGGGTCGCTTCGCGCATGACGCGACGAACTTCGGCGCGGTGCTGGATGAGGCGCTGCTGACCGTCCCTAGGACGGAACAGACCGCTGGCACAGCCCGATGA
- a CDS encoding TM0106 family RecB-like putative nuclease — translation MFLLEPDVPDLAQDLVFSASDLVIAATCEYQVLRKLDEKLGRAAKAEFEPDEMLARTAKLGDIHEHKVLDKFLDEFGPWNPATGRGVYDVAAATAMDRATLQAKHAESIDALRAGADVVFQAAFFDGRFHGRSDFLVKQHDGSYAVFDTKLARHAKVTALLQLAAYGDQLLAAGITPDPAVTLILGATVETAEGGFDYVRSSHSLADILPVFRERRDRFLALTAGHRNQPDAVSWGAAGVVACGRCDYCQEQVKATDDLLLVARMNSAQRKKLHEMEIFTVKQLADATLPGATPSLLRMQDQARMQSNSGTAEGSVSYVKEGEQHTISYRVIPENTLAELPPPSPGDIFFDFEGDPLWQDSATGVWGLEYLFGVIETPQEPDGRTTFKPFWAHSRAAEKEAFIDFLDYVEDRRRRYPDMHVYHYAAYEKTALRKLSVMHVAGEDTVDNWLRDGLLVDLYQTVRNSIRISENSYSIKKLEPLYMGSNLRSGDVKDAGASVVAYADYCEARDAGLAEDAEIILAGISDYNEYDCLSTLELRNWLLRLARERGIGAARAGQPSGAGRTGSGGPAGNLGRAASDSDDGAVVRPSEAAIRDFLGRATEFRAAAGLGGPDPDVQAVAMVDAAVSYHRRERKAFWWAHFDRCESGPDTHQQDRNVFLVEEARILNDWHRVGTRLPERRVQLTGTVSAGSDLREGSKWFRMYDRPLPAGLEGTGSDGSGRNGWFGTEVLELGHENGRDTVVIRDRLHRKIEPHNSLPIALTEDQPVATKSLEEALARLADQVAAGLPDGSAEAPGKPSFRKHPALDLVRRIPPRLVTNGPLPAPGSGLDRFIDAITAAVEALDHSYLAVQGPPGTGKTHVGSHVIARLVARGWKVGVVAQSHAVVENLLCTAVEKAGVDPRRVAKDVKHDGSLPWDHRAAADVDRLLSSPGGALVGGTAWTMTGATVPAGSLDLLVIDEAGQFSLANTLAVAQASPRLLLLGDPQQLPQVSQGTHPEPVNESALGWISAGHATLPPELGYFLADSWRMASPLCAAVSELSYEGRLQSASAADLRFLAGVPAGIETVMVPHSGNITSSPEEAAEVVRQVGRHLGLTWHDEAGRRPLGPGDILVVAAYNAQVNLIRDALDSAGHIAVRVGTVDKFQGQEAAVVIVSMACSAVAEAPRGMEFLLSRNRINVAVSRGKWRAVVVRAPELTNYLPTHPEGLEQLGGFIGLCQRSVPS, via the coding sequence GTGTTTCTTCTTGAACCGGACGTACCGGATCTGGCGCAGGATCTGGTCTTCTCCGCGAGCGATCTGGTGATCGCGGCCACGTGCGAATACCAGGTGCTGCGCAAGCTCGACGAAAAACTGGGCAGGGCCGCCAAGGCCGAATTCGAGCCCGACGAGATGCTGGCCCGCACAGCGAAACTTGGTGACATCCACGAGCACAAGGTCCTGGACAAGTTCCTTGATGAGTTCGGCCCTTGGAATCCGGCCACCGGACGCGGCGTATACGACGTCGCGGCCGCCACCGCGATGGACCGTGCCACGCTGCAGGCCAAGCATGCCGAATCCATTGATGCGCTGCGTGCCGGGGCGGACGTTGTGTTCCAGGCGGCCTTCTTTGACGGCCGCTTCCACGGCCGTTCCGACTTCCTGGTCAAACAACACGACGGCAGCTACGCCGTGTTTGACACCAAACTGGCACGCCACGCCAAAGTGACGGCGTTGCTCCAGCTTGCCGCCTACGGCGACCAGCTGCTGGCGGCCGGAATTACTCCGGACCCTGCCGTGACCCTGATCCTGGGTGCCACGGTGGAGACCGCCGAAGGGGGCTTCGACTACGTCCGGAGCAGCCACAGCCTGGCCGATATCCTCCCGGTCTTCCGTGAGCGGCGGGACAGGTTCCTTGCCCTGACGGCCGGCCACCGCAACCAGCCCGACGCCGTCAGCTGGGGCGCGGCGGGCGTCGTGGCCTGCGGCAGGTGCGACTACTGCCAGGAACAGGTCAAGGCCACGGACGATCTCCTCCTGGTGGCGCGGATGAACTCGGCGCAGCGGAAGAAGCTTCACGAAATGGAGATTTTCACCGTCAAGCAGCTGGCCGATGCAACCCTGCCTGGCGCCACCCCGTCCCTGCTGCGGATGCAGGATCAAGCCAGGATGCAAAGCAACTCCGGCACGGCTGAGGGCTCCGTCAGCTACGTCAAGGAGGGTGAGCAGCACACCATCAGCTACCGGGTGATCCCGGAGAACACCCTGGCGGAACTGCCCCCGCCGAGTCCGGGGGACATCTTCTTCGATTTCGAGGGAGATCCGCTGTGGCAGGACAGCGCCACCGGGGTCTGGGGCCTCGAGTACCTGTTCGGGGTCATCGAAACGCCTCAGGAACCGGATGGCCGAACCACGTTCAAGCCGTTCTGGGCCCACAGCCGCGCGGCGGAGAAGGAAGCCTTCATCGATTTCCTGGACTACGTCGAGGACAGGCGGCGCCGCTACCCGGACATGCATGTCTACCACTACGCCGCCTACGAGAAGACCGCACTCCGCAAGCTGTCGGTCATGCACGTCGCCGGCGAGGACACCGTGGACAACTGGCTGCGGGACGGGCTCCTCGTGGACCTCTACCAGACCGTACGGAACAGCATCCGGATCTCCGAAAACTCGTACAGCATCAAGAAGCTCGAGCCGCTCTATATGGGCAGCAACCTGCGCTCCGGGGATGTGAAGGACGCCGGAGCCTCGGTGGTGGCGTACGCCGACTACTGCGAAGCGCGGGACGCCGGGCTGGCCGAGGATGCTGAGATCATCCTCGCCGGCATCTCCGACTACAACGAATACGACTGCCTCTCCACGCTGGAACTCCGGAACTGGCTGTTGCGGCTGGCCAGGGAGCGCGGAATCGGCGCGGCACGGGCCGGGCAGCCAAGCGGAGCCGGGCGTACCGGAAGTGGCGGTCCTGCGGGAAATTTAGGCCGGGCGGCTTCTGATTCCGACGACGGTGCCGTGGTCCGGCCTTCGGAAGCCGCCATCAGGGATTTCCTCGGCCGGGCAACGGAGTTCCGCGCGGCTGCCGGGCTCGGCGGCCCGGATCCCGACGTTCAAGCTGTTGCCATGGTGGATGCCGCGGTGAGCTACCACCGCCGCGAGCGCAAGGCCTTTTGGTGGGCCCACTTTGACCGCTGCGAAAGCGGCCCCGACACCCACCAGCAGGACCGCAACGTCTTCCTCGTGGAGGAGGCCCGCATCCTTAACGACTGGCACAGGGTGGGCACCAGGCTCCCGGAGCGCAGGGTGCAGCTGACCGGTACGGTGAGCGCCGGTTCGGACCTGCGCGAGGGCAGCAAGTGGTTCCGGATGTATGACCGCCCGTTGCCTGCCGGACTGGAGGGCACGGGCAGCGACGGCTCCGGACGTAACGGGTGGTTCGGTACGGAGGTCCTGGAGCTCGGCCATGAAAACGGCAGGGACACGGTGGTGATCCGGGACAGGCTGCACCGGAAGATCGAACCGCACAACAGCCTGCCCATCGCGCTCACGGAAGACCAGCCCGTCGCCACCAAGAGCTTGGAGGAAGCACTGGCCCGGCTGGCTGACCAGGTCGCTGCCGGCCTTCCGGACGGCTCGGCAGAGGCTCCGGGTAAGCCCTCCTTCCGGAAGCATCCGGCGCTGGACCTGGTGCGCCGGATCCCACCGAGGCTGGTGACAAACGGTCCGCTCCCCGCACCGGGCAGCGGCCTGGACCGCTTCATTGACGCCATCACCGCAGCCGTTGAGGCGCTCGACCATTCGTACCTTGCCGTCCAGGGGCCTCCGGGCACCGGCAAGACGCACGTCGGCTCGCATGTCATTGCGCGGCTCGTGGCCCGCGGCTGGAAAGTGGGCGTCGTTGCCCAGTCGCACGCGGTGGTGGAGAACCTGCTGTGCACCGCCGTGGAAAAAGCCGGAGTGGACCCGCGGAGGGTCGCCAAGGACGTGAAGCACGACGGTTCCCTGCCTTGGGACCACCGGGCGGCCGCCGACGTGGACCGGCTGCTCAGTTCCCCCGGCGGCGCCCTGGTGGGTGGCACCGCCTGGACCATGACCGGCGCCACCGTACCCGCAGGGTCCCTGGATCTGCTGGTGATCGACGAAGCCGGGCAGTTCTCGCTCGCCAACACACTTGCCGTAGCGCAGGCAAGCCCGCGGCTGCTGCTGCTCGGCGATCCGCAGCAGCTCCCCCAGGTCAGTCAGGGCACCCACCCGGAGCCGGTCAATGAATCCGCCCTGGGCTGGATTTCGGCGGGCCACGCTACCCTTCCGCCGGAACTCGGCTACTTCCTGGCGGATTCGTGGCGGATGGCGTCGCCGCTGTGCGCCGCCGTTTCGGAACTCTCCTACGAAGGCAGGCTGCAGTCAGCCAGCGCTGCGGACCTGCGGTTCCTGGCCGGTGTCCCCGCCGGAATAGAAACCGTCATGGTGCCCCACAGCGGCAACATCACGTCCTCGCCGGAGGAAGCCGCCGAAGTGGTGCGCCAGGTCGGCCGGCACCTGGGCCTGACCTGGCATGATGAGGCGGGCCGCCGGCCCCTGGGGCCGGGAGACATCCTGGTGGTCGCGGCCTACAACGCGCAGGTGAACCTGATCCGGGACGCCCTCGACTCCGCCGGCCACATTGCGGTCCGGGTAGGTACCGTGGACAAGTTCCAGGGCCAGGAAGCTGCCGTCGTGATCGTGTCCATGGCCTGCTCTGCAGTGGCCGAGGCCCCGCGCGGCATGGAATTCCTGCTCTCCCGCAACCGGATCAACGTGGCGGTGTCCCGCGGCAAATGGCGGGCAGTAGTGGTGCGGGCACCCGAACTGACCAACTACCTGCCCACCCACCCCGAAGGCCTCGAGCAGCTGGGCGGCTTCATCGGGCTGTGCCAGCGGTCTGTTCCGTCCTAG
- a CDS encoding MFS transporter — protein MSLTATSTKELLDSPILKSAISKASFRLMPMLVILYIVAFLDRTNVGFAEAALGVDRGVTAGAYALGAGIFFIGYALFEIPSNLLLTKFGAKVWLARIAVTWGIVSACFAFVQGETSFIILRFLLGVTEAGLFPGVIMFLAAWFPNKVRVKMFAIFYLAQPFSQMMGAPLSGWLINIGDQVPGVAGWQVMFFVEGMLAVVAGIAAYFFLINSPQDAKFLNPGEKKALLDVMALEDTVKEETGPRGVLAAMKNRKVWYFTVIYFCLQVAVYGVTFYLPQQVAQLTGQKVGFMVGLLAAIPWFFGLFACYFIGKAANTIVRRRVWGTGLFISTGLCIFGSAWAGANHVPALGIIFITLAVCSFLSIGPIAWSYPTAFLTGTAAAAGIGLINSLGNLGGFVAPILRTTVNQVTASDTGTMGVYALGVLPFLAAAMMFATKRFRNKADELLEK, from the coding sequence ATGTCCCTAACAGCAACTTCCACCAAGGAGCTCCTGGATTCGCCGATCCTCAAATCGGCGATCTCCAAGGCCTCCTTCCGGCTCATGCCGATGCTGGTCATCCTGTACATCGTCGCGTTCCTGGACCGCACCAACGTGGGCTTCGCCGAAGCCGCGCTCGGTGTGGACCGGGGAGTCACGGCCGGGGCCTACGCCCTCGGCGCCGGGATCTTCTTCATCGGCTACGCACTGTTTGAAATTCCCAGCAACCTGCTGCTCACCAAGTTCGGCGCCAAGGTGTGGCTTGCCCGCATCGCCGTCACCTGGGGCATCGTGTCCGCGTGCTTCGCGTTCGTCCAGGGCGAGACCTCCTTCATCATCCTGCGCTTCCTGCTGGGTGTAACCGAAGCCGGCCTGTTCCCGGGCGTCATCATGTTCCTGGCGGCATGGTTCCCGAACAAGGTGCGCGTGAAGATGTTCGCCATCTTCTACCTGGCGCAGCCGTTCTCCCAGATGATGGGTGCCCCGCTCTCCGGCTGGCTGATCAACATCGGCGACCAGGTTCCCGGCGTGGCCGGCTGGCAGGTCATGTTCTTCGTCGAAGGCATGCTCGCAGTGGTGGCCGGCATCGCCGCGTACTTCTTCCTGATCAACAGCCCGCAGGACGCCAAGTTCCTCAACCCCGGTGAAAAGAAGGCGCTGCTGGATGTCATGGCGCTGGAGGACACCGTGAAGGAAGAAACAGGCCCCCGCGGCGTGCTCGCGGCCATGAAGAACCGCAAGGTCTGGTACTTCACCGTCATCTACTTCTGCCTGCAGGTGGCGGTGTACGGCGTGACCTTCTACCTGCCGCAGCAGGTGGCACAGCTGACCGGCCAGAAGGTGGGCTTCATGGTTGGCCTGCTGGCCGCCATCCCGTGGTTCTTCGGCCTCTTCGCCTGCTACTTCATCGGCAAGGCGGCCAACACCATCGTCCGACGCCGCGTCTGGGGCACCGGGCTGTTCATCTCCACGGGCCTGTGCATCTTCGGCTCAGCCTGGGCCGGAGCCAACCACGTGCCCGCACTGGGCATCATCTTCATCACCCTGGCGGTGTGCAGCTTCCTGTCGATCGGCCCCATCGCCTGGTCCTACCCGACGGCGTTCCTCACCGGAACGGCCGCCGCGGCGGGCATCGGCCTGATCAACTCGCTGGGCAACCTGGGCGGTTTCGTGGCCCCGATCCTGCGCACCACGGTCAACCAGGTCACGGCATCCGACACCGGCACCATGGGCGTCTACGCCCTCGGTGTGCTGCCGTTCCTGGCCGCCGCGATGATGTTCGCGACCAAGCGGTTCCGGAACAAGGCGGACGAACTGCTGGAGAAGTAA
- a CDS encoding nucleoside deaminase: MNGQPRERTATYNEAAFEAAVQAAQQSLSEGGIPVGAALVRGSELLASGHNKRVQHGDPIAHGEMAALRAAGRQKSYRDTTLYTTLAPCAMCTGTIIQFKIPRVVVGEARTFPGEFELLRSRGVDVLVLDDQRCVDMMVGFQRDNPELWAEDIAE, translated from the coding sequence ATGAACGGTCAACCACGTGAGCGCACCGCCACGTATAACGAGGCCGCATTCGAAGCGGCTGTCCAGGCTGCGCAGCAGAGCCTCAGCGAAGGCGGCATTCCCGTCGGGGCCGCCCTGGTGAGGGGGAGCGAACTGCTCGCCAGCGGCCACAACAAGCGTGTGCAGCACGGCGATCCCATCGCTCACGGCGAGATGGCGGCGCTCCGTGCGGCCGGGCGGCAGAAGAGTTACCGGGACACTACGCTGTACACCACCCTCGCACCGTGCGCGATGTGCACCGGGACCATCATCCAGTTCAAAATTCCCAGGGTGGTTGTGGGAGAGGCCAGGACGTTCCCGGGCGAATTTGAGCTCCTGCGCTCGCGGGGAGTGGACGTTCTGGTGCTGGACGACCAGCGCTGCGTGGACATGATGGTTGGTTTCCAGCGCGACAACCCGGAACTGTGGGCGGAGGACATCGCCGAGTAG
- a CDS encoding SOUL family heme-binding protein, with translation MTEQQPFDVVQQFPDFEVRRYPAHAVAEVTVNAPFDSAGNTAFRLLFGYISGQNTARASVSMTAPVLQSPASSRKLAMTAPVVQRGVLGDSEFVVAFVLPAGITAETAPVPSNPEVKIRAVPGSVAAVLGFSGRGSEAAFGKRNHDLQEALAQAGLRPVGAPRFARFDPPFKPWFLRKNEVVQDIEESAGLAGKGEGAS, from the coding sequence ATGACTGAACAGCAGCCTTTTGACGTCGTCCAGCAGTTTCCGGATTTCGAAGTGCGCCGCTACCCGGCGCACGCCGTTGCCGAAGTAACGGTGAACGCCCCGTTTGATAGTGCGGGGAACACCGCTTTTCGGCTTCTTTTCGGCTACATCAGCGGCCAGAACACCGCACGTGCATCCGTGTCCATGACCGCCCCGGTTCTGCAGAGTCCCGCGTCGTCCCGGAAACTGGCCATGACCGCGCCGGTGGTCCAGCGCGGTGTGCTCGGCGACAGCGAGTTCGTCGTGGCCTTCGTGCTTCCGGCCGGCATCACGGCGGAGACTGCCCCGGTGCCCAGCAATCCGGAAGTGAAAATCCGGGCCGTGCCCGGCTCCGTGGCCGCGGTCCTGGGATTTTCCGGCAGGGGGTCGGAAGCGGCGTTCGGGAAGCGGAACCATGACCTGCAGGAAGCACTGGCGCAGGCCGGCCTTCGGCCAGTCGGGGCGCCCCGGTTCGCGCGCTTCGACCCGCCCTTCAAACCGTGGTTTCTCAGGAAGAACGAAGTGGTCCAGGACATCGAGGAGTCGGCAGGACTCGCAGGCAAGGGGGAAGGGGCCTCATGA
- a CDS encoding CBS domain-containing protein, producing MSVVREFMTTNAQCVREDQTLQEAAVMMRDLDCGSLPICGSEGKLRGLITDRDIVLRCVAEGLDAREVRAIDLAQGDLRWIDADANIDEAIAVMEQYQIRRLPVISDHKLVGIISQGDIARNYSEERVGELVEHISAKKPMENMA from the coding sequence ATGAGCGTCGTACGTGAATTCATGACCACCAACGCCCAGTGCGTCAGGGAAGACCAGACACTGCAGGAAGCGGCCGTAATGATGCGCGACCTTGACTGTGGTTCGCTGCCGATCTGTGGCAGCGAAGGCAAACTCAGGGGACTCATCACGGACCGCGACATCGTACTCAGGTGCGTTGCCGAGGGCTTGGACGCCAGGGAGGTCAGGGCCATCGACCTCGCCCAGGGCGATCTACGCTGGATCGATGCTGACGCCAACATCGACGAAGCCATCGCCGTGATGGAGCAGTACCAGATCAGGCGCCTGCCTGTCATTTCCGACCACAAGCTGGTGGGCATCATCAGCCAGGGCGACATTGCACGCAACTACTCGGAAGAGCGCGTCGGCGAACTGGTGGAACACATTTCGGCAAAGAAGCCCATGGAGAACATGGCCTAG